CAGGCCTCCTCGTCCGAGATGTTCGGCGCCTCGCCGCCGCCGCAGGGCGAGGCGACGCCGTTCTACCCGCGCAGCCCGTACGGCTGCGCCAAGGTCTACGCCTACTGGATCGGGGTGAACTACCGGGAGGCCTACGGGCTGCACGTGTCGAACGGCATCCTCTTCAACCACGAGTCGCCGCGCCGCGGCGAGACCTTCGTGACCCGCAAGGTCACCCGCGCCGCCTCGCGCATCAAGGTCGGGCTGCAGCAGAAGCTCTACCTGGGCAACCTGGAGGCGCGGCGCGACTGGGGCTACGCCAAGGACTACGTCGAGGCCATGTGGCTGATGCTGCAGCAGCCGAAGGGCGACGACTACGTGGTGGCCACCGGCGAGGCCCACACGGTGCGCGAGCTGTGCGAGGAGGCCTTCGGGCGGGTGGACCTCGACTACCGGAAGTACGTGGAGGTGGACCCGCGCTACTTCCGCCCCACCGAGGTGGACTACCTGCTGGGCGATCCCTCGAAGGCGCAGCGGCTGCTCGGCTGGAAGCCGCGCACCTCCTTCCAGGAGCTGGTGCGCCTCATGATGGAGTCCGACCTGGCGCTGGCCGAGCGCGAGAAGGTGGCCGGCGCGGGGCCGGCGGTGAGCCGGCACGGGTAGGCCTCTACTCCCCGTCCGGGTCGGGACCACCCGGCCCCCTTCGCTGCGCGTGTTGTCTCCGGGGCCGAGGCCTTCTATCCTCACCGGCTCCTTGCGTCACCCACGCCCCGGAGCGGCGTTCGATGAGCTTTCGCAGCTGCGGACATTGCGGGTCCTCCAACATCCGCCGGGCCATGACGCGCACCGACTGGCAGCGCTTCGTGCGGTTCTTCACGCCGCTCAGGCGCTACTCCTGCCTGGACTGCAAGCGGCGCGGCTGGATGGTGGGGTCGCTGCCGCACGCCTCGGTGAGCGCGGCCGACCTGGGGCTCCCGGCCCGGCCGGTGGAGGACCGCGACATCGAGGAGGTGGCCGACAGCCGCTTCCGCATGGTCCTGGGCGTGGGGCTGGCGATCGGGCTGGGCGTGCTCTTCGCGCTCTGGCTGCTCAGGCAGGCGCAGCAGTAGGGCGGGCCTCGACCCGCACGGGGTCAGAGGTCCAGTGGATTTGAACCGAGCGCTCCCGGGTCCTTGACAT
The genomic region above belongs to Anaeromyxobacter sp. and contains:
- the gmd gene encoding GDP-mannose 4,6-dehydratase; this encodes MKKALITGITGQDGSYLAELLLEKGYEVHGIIRRSSSFNTQRIDHIYQDPHEPNCRLFLHYGDLNDASSLNFLLKKLRPDEIYNLGAQSHVKVSFDVPEYTGEVTGLGACRLLEAVRELGLNGTRVYQASSSEMFGASPPPQGEATPFYPRSPYGCAKVYAYWIGVNYREAYGLHVSNGILFNHESPRRGETFVTRKVTRAASRIKVGLQQKLYLGNLEARRDWGYAKDYVEAMWLMLQQPKGDDYVVATGEAHTVRELCEEAFGRVDLDYRKYVEVDPRYFRPTEVDYLLGDPSKAQRLLGWKPRTSFQELVRLMMESDLALAEREKVAGAGPAVSRHG